Within Malus domestica chromosome 04, GDT2T_hap1, the genomic segment gaggaggaggagggaggaaTATAAGAGAATGTAGGAAAAGGAAAACTAGAAACGACAGTTTAATAaaatagtttttagttttctttgtgTACTCTTCAATGTACGTTTGTTCCGCTTCCTTTCCATCACCCTTTCTCCAACTCTGCTCATCCCTCTTTTCTCCCATATTCCTAACTAAAAACTAgaaatgaaatggttatcaaacgacAAAAAACTAGAAAATCAAGCCTACTTGAAATTGTATTCAGTTTTTGATTTTTGGTTTTCATATCGTGTACCTTTCTTCCGCAGGACCACATCCTTCTCAACACCACCCATCCTCTATCCTTAATCAATCCTCCTTTATCACTTGTATTTGCTCCTTATATCTAACCAAAAAGCGCAAACCAAAAACTTGAAACGAAATAATTACTGGGTCCTTAGTTTAGAAAATCGTATGTGTAGGTCTTTGGCTTGATGCTGTTAATGATATGTATATTTACATAACtttgttttcttgttaattGTTGTAGAAGAGCAACCAAGTATCATGGAACACAAACATAAGCTAGTCGCTGCTGAAAGTTCTCAAGCTCGAGGAACTTGTCCCAACTATATAATAGATAGATTAAGTAATCTTCCAGATGAAGTGGCTCATCAAATGCTATCATTCCTCAATTTTAAGGAACTCATTCGAGTGGGCAGCGTTTCCAAAAGATGCAGAGAGCTCTTTCTATCCACCCCTTCATTGGTAATTTGTTCACCAGACTCAGGAAACAAGCAGAAGCATTTGAACTTACTGGACTCTTTTGATAGATTCTTGCTTCATCGTGGGGATAGTAAGATACAACGCCTTTCTATTAGTTGGTGTATCAGTTCAGGCCTCGCCAACAAGATTTTTCGTATGATCACGTGGATCCATATTGCGGCAAGGTGTAATGTCGAAGTGCTTGATTTTGCGTTGAATGGCAAGCATATACCTGGGACATTAGAACTCCCAGCTTGCGTCTTTCTTTGTGGATCTTTGAGGTCACTATTGGTGCACATGGATACAATTCTTAAAGCGCCCTCATTTGCTTGCTCAAGTAATCTCCAATGCTTAACGTTAAAAAGTGTTACGATGGATGAAGGGTTTTGCAAATGGATCTCAAGTTCCTGCAAATGCATTAAGAAATTGCAGCTTAGTTATGTTTCAATAGAAAATATCATCATTGAAAGCTCATCTTTGGAATCATTTAGTTTGGTGGGTTCCTCTTTACGTGGCATTCGCTTATGCCATCTTAACATTTCATGTGAGAAGCTTGTAGATATACATATAGAGTTTTATAAATTTGACAGCAGCAGCAAGTCAATGAATATTTTTGCTCCAAATCTGAAGTATTTGACATGGATCGGAAGTATACTGAATTACCATAATCTTGGGAAATTAACGTGTTTAGAAAAAGCTGAGATTTTTCTGAAGCGTAAGAAAGATGACTATGACTTTGAGAAAATATTTGAGGTTCTGTGCAGCATCTGCAAGGTTAAAGATCTTATTCTAAGTGAAGATACCACACAGGTAAAGATAAGTATCCTTTAGAAATTCAGGATGTTATGCAATATGAACTTATGTATATTTCTCCTTCTGGAATCTTTTAATAGATATAACAAGGCATATCTCTTGGTATGAGGCCATGTCATACTAATAATACGGATGCCTGATTTTTGCttcttaaactttaaaatttctttCTAGTTGTATGGAACCAAATTATATTGGTGCTGGAGTTGTTGTTTAAAAGACATAAACATTACAAGAACTATAAAGACATTGGTTAGACATATGAAGTTGGCAAACTAAGAAGCAAAATCGTGGTTTTAACTTTTGAGGAATTACTGATTATGTATGTAGATACTGGaaatatttttcataaggcTCAACTTTGTTACCTTTTTCTCATAGGGTATTTGTGTACACATACTGGAAATATTTTTCACGAGGCTCAACTTGATTACCTTTTTCTCATAGGGTATTTGTGTACACATACTTTTCCATATAAGAAAttgatttaatatttaaaatgatgCAGGCACTGTTCAGGGAAGGTTCCATGCAACTACAGTTCGATGATATTTCTTACTTGAGCTTGCATGCTGGGGGCGTGTTTGATGACCTTGTCCCGGCTATGGTCTCTCTTTTGAGAGGAATgcctaacttgaaaactttgcacATAAACTCTTACCCTCGATTCTTTGGCTCAAAAGTAAGTTaaggtctctctctccctctctctgccctacacatacacacaacacaCAACACACAACAGAAAATCTTATACGATCTGAAATTTCTAGAATTCTAAGGCAGAGATGTTAAAGCCATTATTCCTAGACAAGAGCAATGTATAACCCTCATCTTCTTAAGATGTATCCTGTGTTGGTAGTGCAGTGCTGGAAataatttccttttatttgggaagttattttttttatttttggtatgtTGCTAAACAAATTTACTTGATTTGGTTGTTGCCTTTCCAGTCATGCAAGTTTAATAGGAAATATTGGAAATCCCAAAACTTGGACTTTGTTCATTGTCTCGAGGTGGTCAAAATAGAGCTTTCCAACGGGTACAATGGAATGGAGTTTGCAAGGTATATTCTCGAGCATGCTcagaatttgaagaaaatggtCATACATTATCCACCTAAGCAATCATATGTTGAAAGGAGGTTACGTAAAAGCAAGATGATTTCTACTACCTCCATTGACTATCAGAAAAGAGATCTGCATAATCTACAAAGCTGGTCTGAATCTGGTACTTACTATAAGTATTTGAATCAGGGAAAGTCGGCCTAATATTGTAATGTTTGTTCTTGACTGTAATGCGGATTATTTTCCTCAGAACCTAATATTCTAAGTTTCGCTTCTGTTCTCAACAGTTGAGCTATATTGTGTTCTGCGTgctgtttcaaatttgtttacaGAAGTACTAGGAAGCAAGAAATCTAGTTGTCGATGAATCGGTTTTTTCCCGGTGTTGGAAATTTCTCTTATTTGGACAGAGGCCTAACGGGGCTTTCGTGATTTGGGATTCGAATGGATTGGAAATTTGGAAGGTTGAAGTGAAAATTTGTTGGGGTGTTTGTTCTTCTGTTCATTTACATGATTAAAGGTGGTTTCTACTTTCTATGAGCATAAAAGGTAGAATATTACAAGTTAGGAAACTTTTAAGGggatttccatttttttataaaaatggggattagttgtaGAGTCCACATCACATTGAACTTTAATGATCCGAACCGTttattttcaagttgcacctcatggatcatctttacaaaatattagccaaatcggaaatgtttaagacatctgattgaattcaaagaaattaatgaataatttgttatataagaaataatgaaattttatcttgatagtTAAATAGACAAATGATTTCGGATTgagttgaatttttgcaaggatgatctatgaatcgaggcTTACAAAATAGACTTTTGGATCATTAAAGTTCGATGTGAAGTGGGCCTTACACCTAAtcctcattttttgaaaaaaatgggaatccctttgcataaagggcTGTTAGAAGTTATATCCCAAAAAAATAGTGTATATTTTTGTGAAGTAGAATTGGTGAATGAGAAAGGAGTGCAGAAAATGAGAATGAAAACTAATTATCGAACAAGTTATTAGAGAAAAAAAGTGAATAAGAAttgaaaacgaaatggttatgaAACGAATCTTTGGAATCTTGAAAGAGTAAACCAATTTGATTAAGaaacacaaaatataaaagGCTTAAGAATGGAGACAGTAACATAACACATTGTTggaaatatatatttatggGTAACAAAATACAAGACGCGTGGGTTCAACTCCGCCGGTTCTCTAATTTAAACATCTAACCACTAATGTTATcgtcttattaaaaaaaaaaagggtgttgTACCATTTCACTCTTATGTGTTATAACAATAGTGGACTAATTGGTATCATATGTCCCACTTTTGAAGTATTATTAAAAAAGCAAATCCTCAAAGGCTACTGTAATATGAAATGATAATACTTGTATTTCCCCCCTTTGGATGAGCTCATTTCCTCCTTGCAAATAACTATCTTGACCATACAAATTTTATAATCAGAAatgttcaatttcttaattttcatttgaagatcacccataaaataacatttcaattggaaatcatttaaGCCATGATGAACCGTCCATTTATTCATAAAGAACATTTATTtgatatgttttgatgattaaacGCTCTCGAATGATTTCTTGTAGTagtgatcttcaaatgaagattaatagATTGAAAGCTCCGATATTTATTCATTTGGTCAAGATATAGTATTCGCAAATACGGGATGTAAGTATTATCCAATATGAGATTAGATACATTTGGATTTGGTTAAATAAGAAGCTTAAAAACAGAAAGCAAAAATCAGACTTCTGaaaaactaaaataactaaaataagacttttgaaaaacttaaaaactaaGAATCAGACCTTTAGAAAAACTAAAATCTGACTTTTGCAATTGATGAAAAACCCCTTTACCGTTTACCACAGCGGTAAGGACTACTAGACAAGGAGCGAAGTGAGCGTGCAACTGGGAGGTTATCTGGATTGCACGAATCCAAGTAAAGTAGCAATCCAATTCAACTAATGAGTTGCTTGCTGCCTTTCCTATTCGATGAGAAACCTATAAATTGCAACCCTCCTCAcatttaggccatctccaatcgaaagGTCCAGGGGACCAGAGGGCTGAAAATAGCTCGAAAATCATCTCCAATCGAgtgctaggccagagggctgtgGAATCTGAGAGAGCCCCACGGAAtcagagagggctggagggctggctgcaaGCAGCTAGCCAGCCAGCCCAGGGCTGGCCAGAAAACCGCTtaatcatgtcggttataaccgacaggaattcctataaatacctaaaccattcattcaccattcctcacaaaattttcaccattcctacaccatttcaattctcatattttccttcatcttttaaaaatctatccttcaattttttcaataattttcaaatggcctcgtctgcaatgaaaggtagggcttggacctgaaaagaagatgaagctctttgcaagaCTTATAAATGGGTGTCATAAGATAGGGTGAGGGGGGGAATTATCAAACAAATGACGGTGTTTGGACTCGTatgtccaaaaaatacttagagttctatGAAAGCACCACTCCAGTGAATATTCGaaaccacgagagttgttcttcaagatggaagaaacatcttcagcCAAGTTTGAACAAATGACATCAAGCATTGTTAGCAGccgcaagtagacatgaaagcggcgCTAATTACTACGACAAAGTAAgtattttcacaatttattttaaatatttaattatattatatttaatttcataaattaatttcctttaatttttttctaggtacgccaagcggaggaattgtatatggagagCAGCTTGaaaccctttcagtttcacatttgttgggaaatttgtaaagggtgggtgttatttgaagatccaccacAGAGAGCTCCTATGCCGGTGTTCGGAACTACATCCTCAACTGCagatatgaatgaagatggatctccaaccattcaacaaacaagggtTGAAAATCTGTCTTCGGGTGAAGTTTCCATACCTAGGGCTATGAGACGAAACAAGGCAAGAAGGTTGAACGAAAAGGGCAAGGCAAATGATGATTACGCTGCTCAACATGAAGTGGCGGCCTCATTGCGATTATTGGCGGAGCAAAATGCCCTTGAGGCGGAAGAAAGGAAATGTAGGCATAAAGAAtgggccaaacaaatacaagaagagatggatgataagaatataGAAGGGAACACTtcgaattacactccaatgTGTAAGGCCtatttgataggaaaaaaaaaagaaattatgagCCGATAGCCGTTGTTTACCTCTGACTATACTCCTACGAtggcggatgatgaagatgatgttgattatagatattaaatttaagttattgtagtttttaaatttaagttaatgttgttttcaaatttaatttgtagtttttaaatttaatttgtcgtttttaaattgtagttgtagtttttaaatataagttgtagtttttaaattcaagttgttgttgtttttaaatttaagttgttgtagtttttaaatttaaataataaattatgtttggccctatgaccctcggttggagatggttttttgtaaCAGGACTAAAATGAGccatctggccctcggttggagaaggaggcaaatatggccatgtactgttcattaaaatattaatatcttggaggatcttggagggccagagagcTAAAATGAGACATTTGGCcaaccatcggttggagatggccttagaagTTTAGAAACATGCCCCTCTCTTCGATCAAAACGCCCTTTAGTTTGTCAAAACTGGTGCTTTTTCCAGAACTTTGTCATagatgtggagcaaaaaataattctaaaaatCATGGAGCTGACACATGGATTATTTCTCaagaaagacaaaattacccctATTAAATGAGCAGGAAGCAGTCTTATTCACCATGCGTAGCTGAGGTAGAGCATGCATATATCAACGACTACTCAAGGCACCCATTCCTGtaggaaaagtcaaaggtatttatgataaaataatcctttatcataaatacattcctaatcaGAGAAAACCtctttcaagtaagtaatcctaatcCCATTTATTTATGATATTTCCTAATTACTTcaagatatttatttacacaaatatcttggaatatttCCACTTAAACACAAGCCTAAGGTCGGCCCATCATAAACCCAAGCGGGCCGGTCCATACTCTTGTTctctcctataaatacccacTTTATCTCCAAAATTAGGAGAAGCTTTAGCTACCCCTAAAGAGGCGTTTTGCTTCCCACAAACACTAAAACACATTCTTTtataattctaactttggcattggagattctttggccaaagccccccccaattcatcgcgGGTGCATGatgcttttggccttaatcttaagtgttattattttgcaggtgcagaTTCGTCAATCAAATGatggtggaaatttgcatctttaaattggtgctttcattgagagctctGATtcgaagacttgaagaaaactCTCGCTTTCAATTTCCTTTGTTTGTAGATCCATAACTACAATGGtagaaaattcaaaaactaCAACGGATAagaccctttattttgaaggaCATGGACCACCCGATAGAGATCGCGACATGGCTCCACACCATCGCTCATTAAGACTTACCACGACAAAGACTGTACCTTTTCCACAACGAGGTACCGTGGCCATGCCAGCAATGGCAATTGCCGCTGTAGTGGCCCATGGGGAATCCTCAACTCAAAGCGAGAAAGCCCTAGGGCAGGAGGCCCAGGACGTAAGCAGTTAGTAGGCGCATACCTAGGCAGCCCGAGCCACGTCAACCGAGGTGGCCTAACCCTCATAAGCTCGACCTGCTTCCGCAACCTTCCAAATGGTCCAACATGGTCCCAGACCAGTTCAACCAGCCCAGATCCAGATCTTAAGATCGACGGTTGAACCAAGGGTATTTTCACCCTACCTTATTGCAGATCTAACCTATCATGGCTCAAGCTTTACACCCGAAGTCCATTACATTTCCACAACTTAAGTAGACGCCTACCGTCCCAACTCTTCCATTCCAAATGGTGAACAACATTTATCCTGATAGGTCACCAAACTGACAAGCGCCCTTGCGCAGTAGAATACCTTGGTGAGTTAGTTTATGCAACGCACCGAGATGCAGCGTGCCCCTAACGAGGTGTCTAGAAGTAGAACAAGGGCATGTGATGACATTTTTCTCCAACGGCGTCCCAGTAAGTAGCCTTTTGACCAGCCATGAACTCGAGCATTTTGGCAGTGTACCGAGATAGAGTAACTCGTCTTAGTGTGCGGATAAGTGTACACTCTTGGTTATACCCTcgacgagcatacattcacggttggggccatACTTCGATAATCAACATGGATAACGTTCTAGGCAAAGTGTTTATACTCGACTAGGCTTGAaaggagcatcctccacctcacatcggagtggTGGCATGGCGGACGAGGAGAAACAGTTGCATAATTTGGCTCAAGTTCAACTAGTAGCCTACGAGTAATCTGCGTGCCTGTCAATAATGTACTACATGCACAACAATCGCAGCATAGCCGAGCCGAGCATAGGGAAGAAAAGTCAAGACCAGTAGGTCATGACCGAGGGTAGTCGGAAGCCTTGTTGCCTCGACaaagaaaaattcaagaagaagtagagaggCTCATGACTGAGCGATTACGTAGATTCTAGCGCATCAAGACCATAGACGAAGCCCTTTGTAGGGACGTGGCATATATGGGTAGATCATTTTTCAAGGGAGATCGAGTAAAGGAACCTCGCGTAAGTTCAATATGCCACATTTCACCCTATTCAAGGGAGATGAAGACCtagaaaaaacacttgaagcaTTACTTTAACGTGATGATCCTCTACAGTGCCAACTGTGCCTTAttgtgcaagatattcaccaTTACTTTGTAGGATGAGGTGCAAGACTGGTTCCATACCCTGCCTCCATAAACTATTTGGAGTTTCGACGAGCTTTCCCTAGTTTTCACTAAGGAGCACTCATCCTACcgctcgatcaagaagaagttCTATCATCTCTTCAACATCATGAAGAATCGAAAGGAGTCACTCCGCAACTATGTCAAGAGGTTCAAGGTAAAGAAGGCGAAGATAGTCATCTGTAATGACTCAATCACTAACGCAGCCTTCTAAAAGGGACTCATATCAGATTATCCTTTATTTGGAGAATTAATCATGAAAGAATACCTGACTCTAGCAGACTTATTCgctctggcagagaagcatgcgcTTAGGGATGAGGCCTGACGAGCAATCAAGGCACCTGAGCAGCCTCAGAAGAAATCTGAGGCATCCTAAAAGAAAGTGGACAAGAAACAGTCAAATGACCAAAGCAGGTAGGGAGCCAAGTACAGAGACCGGTCCTCGGTAAAAGAAGGCCAAACCACCAAGATACCTGGATAAGCCAGTTGCGCAGCATAGGAGGAACGCAGATGCAGATAAGGGGCTGCCTGCCAAGACCATCAGAATCAATAATATCTTTGTCGTGTCTGAATACTAGTGGGCCACAAACAACTCtaagaagaggaagatccagTAGACTATAACAATCTCCCAGGTTCAGGCTGCCTACGCTAAACCTAGACCCATTGTTGGTTTCACCGAACAGGATGCTAAGGGAGTTGACTTCCCACACGACGATGCTCTGGTAGTGTTTGTTCAACTGGCACACGCTATAGTCGACAAAGTGATGGTGGACAACGACAACATAATAAATCTAATTTAGTTATCCGTCATTTAGAAAATGAGCCTAAAAAAAGCACGATAATACGCCGAGTAGAGGTACTAACCAGATTGAACGGATACACCTCAACTGTTTTTGGCAACATAACACTCAATGTGAGAACACCACCATTAGTTTTAAACGATCCATCTCCCTATAATGGGTTTCTAAGAAGGCTTTGGCTAGTGAAACTGGGCGCCGTAACCTCCGTCGAGTACCAGAAAATCCAATTTCACGTCCTGGGAGAAAGAGTCGAAGAGATCAAGTCTGACCAGGTCATATCCTAATGATGGGTGATGCAAACTTTGAATCAGACAAAGAAGAAGTCCTTCACCCCCGTAAGAGTTACAGAGGTTGAGAATGATAAGCCTGCTAACAAATAGCAACTACAGTAAGCAGATTCGTAAGAGCTACAAAGGTTGAGAATGATGAGCCTACTAGACGATAAGGACACACTGACAGAAGATGACACTAGAAGAAGACGGCTAAAATCGACTCACAATTGAGCCCGAAGGAAAATGAGAACTCATAGCATTCTTTAGGAAAAACCATGACGTCTTTACATGGTCACCCTCCGACATGCCCGACATTGATCCAAAGATAGTCTGCCATAAGCTACATGTCGACTCTGCTGTTAAACCGGTGATCCATATGAGAAGACATTTTGCTCTAGAATGAGTAGTGATCATTGAGGTAGAGATAGACAAGTTATTGGAAGCCGGATTCATCGAGGAAGTGGCACATTCAACATCTCTAGCCACATCGTGCTGgtaatgaagaaagagaagggcaaatgGAGAGTATGCGTAGATTACATTGACTTCAACAAGGCTAGCCCGAAAGATCCATTCCATGTCCCCCGAATTGACTTACAAGTAGACTCAACTGCAGGGAACCAATTGCTCAGCTTCTTGGACACATATTCCAGCTATAATTAGATTGCCATGTTTGAGCCTGACAAAGAGAAAACTACGTTTGTGATCGAGCAAGGCACCTACTACTACAAGGTTATGCCTTTTGGCCTTAAGAACGCAGGAATTACCTATCAAATGttagtaaacatgatgttcaagaagTAGATTGGGTTTAGCATGGAAGTCTACGTTGACAATATCATGGTAAAAGGAAATTAGTGGTCAAATTACCTCATAAACTTGGCAGAGATATTCAATATCCTTAGTGTGTACAAAATGAAGCTCAACCCTGCCAAATACACATTTAGAGTTTCTTGAGGCCGATTCTTAGGGTACCTcgtaacccaacgaggaatcGAGGTGCATCCTAAGCAAATCAAAGCAATCTTGGAGATGAAATCCCCAACCACtttgaaggagatccaaagtcTGACCAGATGAGCAGCCGTGCTCAACCGTTTCCTCTCGCGCTCAATTGATCGATGCAAGCCCTTTTTCAAGGCCATCGAGGGGTGCAAAGAGATAAGTGGGACGACGAGtacaagaaaacatttcaagacTCGAAGATATATTTGACATCCCCTCCGCTACTATCTAAGCCGGAAGTAGCCGAGGAATTATACGTCTACTTGGCAGTCTCAGATGCAGTAGTAAGCTCTGCCTTTATATAAGAATAGTTGGGGGCCCAATCCTTCCTGAGCACGCCCTAGCTGCACTAACCCATCCTAATACGAACTTTGGTGTTTCCATGTCGACGGTTCATCTAACTTCAAGGGTTTTATAGTAGGCTTAGTTCTCATCACCTTAGACGACTCGATgcttgaacaagcaatcattCTAAGCTTCAAGGCATCCAACAATGAAGTTAAGTATAATGCCTTATTAGTAGGTCTCCGAATGGCATAAGATCTGGCAGTCAAGAAGCTCGCAATCCATTCTGATTTTCAGCTTATCAATAGCCAGACTACCGGGGAGTATATAGCAAAGCATCCAAGGATAATGCTCATGTAGACACCATGACAGCCTTCGGCTCTGCTTTGGACTACCAGTTCAGTGTTCCATCCCGATCGAGTATTTGGGAAAGTCAAGTATAAAAGAAGAACCAACAGCCAAGGGGTTACAAGTCACTACAATCCCGAGCTAGCAAGATCCCATAATCTACTACCTAGTTAATAAGACACTATTTGTAGAAAGATTGGAAACTAGAAAGCTCTAAATAAAGGCGGTACCCTACTATATGTGGAACGGCATTCTCGTCTGAAGGTCATTTTCAGGCCCACGTCCTTCGCTGCCTAACGCCTCTCGATGACTTAAAAGTTATGAGCTTGATCCACAAAGGAGTTTGTGAAAACCACTAAGGAGGCCGATCTTTAGCACAGAAGGTCTTCAATGCCGGCTACTAATGGCTTATCGTGCATCAAGATGCTAAGGAATTGTTCAAAAGTATGATAGATGTCAACGCTTCAAGCCTGTACCCACAGACAAGCCCATGACCATTCATGCCGTGGACAATCGACCTAGTAGGGCCCAAGCTGCCCGATACAAGTGGCAGGGGCATGATGATTGTGGTTACCAAGtacttcaccaagtgggtaGAAGCTGAGCTCATGACCACCACTACTTTTCAGACATAGAGCACTTCATCCATAATCTATCATTATTGACAACAGCGAGTAATTTGTGGGCAAAGACTTGGTAAAGTTCTTCtagaaatatggcatcaagcagcatataTCTATGCTTAGATATCCCTAAGGCAAGGGGCAGGCGGAGGCATCCAACAAGATAATCTtggactgcctcaagaaatccctcacagACAAGCAGAGAAAGTGGCCAGACGAACTTCCTGATGTCGTATGAGCATATCACATAACTAAGCGATGAGCAACTGATGAAACTTCTTTCTCCTTGGCATTTGgttcagaagcaatcattcctcccaatGTCATCGTGTCGAGCATCAGGGACCATACAGGCAACTTTGGAGTATAATAGAAATGAGATGGCCATACATCTAGATTTGGCTGAAGAGGAACGCGAGAAGGTTATCACCCGTATTGTAGCTTACCAGCAATAACTACTCTCCAGCTATAACAAAAGGGTAAAGATCCGGCAGTTTCAGCTTGGAGATCTAGTTCTAAGAAAAGCATTCATCACTGCCAGAAGAGAAGGTTACAAAAAGATGAATCTTATTTAGGAAGGTACGTACAAAGTCAGCAGAACAGGCAGCAAGGGTAgctacaccctcaccaccatgagTGACAAATAGATCGACAAGCAGTGGAATGCCTACAACTTGTGGAAGTACTACCATGACCTCTCACTTTTCTCTGAGCTCTGCTTGGACGAAATAAAGCTCAAAGACTTAACTAGCTCAACGAGCCTTACCTCATAAgttgaggactatccagttgttatgcagtttctacCTTTATGCTAAGTTCGATATCATTCCTTTCATTTTTCGATGAAGATTTCAATGAAGATTTCCAAAGTTATTCATTTAAGATCATGCCTAATCAGGGACTTATCACAAGAATTGTACCCCCTCTCGATGACCAACCTTGCTCTCCCTCTAGGAGAGGGTAAACTACACACTCTGAATATCGAGATGTGGATAGGTTGGGCTGCCCTGGTGTAACTAGAGCTGACAtccctagaagtagccacaatggtattTTTTAAGGCTTAGCTAGATTTGAAGGATTTTAGACATTTACCTTAATCTGTTAGGACATGGGCCTCAAAGACGGAGGAGGCACGCTACAGCTCGCCCTTTGGATGGCTGTCCATGAAGATGGATCGCGGTTGAGCATCATTGATGTGATCAGCCACTGGCAATCCCTGCTAAGCATTCTGTTTGTGACCAACTAGCGATCTTTATGTTATGGAATATTATTCCCTTTACCTGTTATCCCTTTTAAGCATCCATTATGTGACCAGCTAGTATTCACAACTGAGCATCCCTGGTGTAATACATAGGCAATCTATGCAAGAATACAGAATTCTAGCTTCGGTTACACGCATAGGGTGCACAACGAGCACCCAACGATTTTTGCAGGGTACCTAGGAACCTAAAGCCGCTGCTAATTCAACGAGCAGTCTACAAATTCTGGAGATCCTTGGGAACCTGAAGCCCCTGCCAACTTAATGAGCAGCCTATGGTTTCTGGAAGATTGCCTATGGTACACCCT encodes:
- the LOC103432981 gene encoding putative F-box/FBD/LRR-repeat protein At4g03220 produces the protein MEHKHKLVAAESSQARGTCPNYIIDRLSNLPDEVAHQMLSFLNFKELIRVGSVSKRCRELFLSTPSLVICSPDSGNKQKHLNLLDSFDRFLLHRGDSKIQRLSISWCISSGLANKIFRMITWIHIAARCNVEVLDFALNGKHIPGTLELPACVFLCGSLRSLLVHMDTILKAPSFACSSNLQCLTLKSVTMDEGFCKWISSSCKCIKKLQLSYVSIENIIIESSSLESFSLVGSSLRGIRLCHLNISCEKLVDIHIEFYKFDSSSKSMNIFAPNLKYLTWIGSILNYHNLGKLTCLEKAEIFLKRKKDDYDFEKIFEVLCSICKVKDLILSEDTTQALFREGSMQLQFDDISYLSLHAGGVFDDLVPAMVSLLRGMPNLKTLHINSYPRFFGSKSCKFNRKYWKSQNLDFVHCLEVVKIELSNGYNGMEFARYILEHAQNLKKMVIHYPPKQSYVERRLRKSKMISTTSIDYQKRDLHNLQSWSESGTYYKYLNQGKSA